One Festucalex cinctus isolate MCC-2025b chromosome 1, RoL_Fcin_1.0, whole genome shotgun sequence genomic region harbors:
- the LOC144006185 gene encoding uncharacterized protein LOC144006185: MFTMAKVKYEEELCGAQEDNERQRQLLDAVYKQPRVVLNRADVSEKYIFPERQEPEFPGVKQEEDLEPLQVKEEQQQQPPNIKKEEQLPPYIEEEEHFTELPVTGVHLKTEDECQYEENKGAESPSRQQMTNDDSRLALMSDGEDASHAAHTADDEQCDDDVTCHTDGKRWKCSQCGKTFGSKEHLKIHTRTHTGEKPFACSVCGQNFAQRVHLKTHTRTHTGEKPFACSVCGQKFSSKGYLKTHTRTHTGEKPFACLVCGQKFAFKGYLKIHTRTHTGEKPFACSVCGKKFREKESLKIHTRTHTGEKPFACSVCGQKFSSKGYLKTHTRTHTGEKPFACLVCGQKFSSKGYLKIHTRTHTGEKPFACSVFCGRIFSQKVSLKIHTRTHTGEKPFACSVCGQNFAQRVHLKTHTRTHTGEKPFACLVCGQNFSSKGYLKIHTRTHTGEKPFACSVCGQRFPTKGNAERHKCAGEKSS, from the exons atgtcagtgaaaaatatatttttcctgagcggcaggagccagagttccctggcgtgaaacaggaggaggacttggagcctctgcaagttaaagaagagcagcagcaacagcctcccaacatcaaaaaagaggagcagctgccaccatacattgaagaggaggagcacttcacagagttgcccgtgactggtgtccatttgaagactgaagatgaatgtcaatatgaagagaacaaaggggcggagtctccaagcagacaacaaatgacaaatgatgacagccggttagctcttatgtcagatggtgaagacgcgtcacacgctgctcacactgctgacgatgaacagtgtgacgatgatgtgacatgtcacactgatggcaaacggtggaaatgttctcagtgtggaaaaacctttggttCCAA ggaacacttaaaaatccacacacgaacccacactggagagaagccctttgcttgctcagtttgtggtcaaaattttgctcagagggtacacttaaaaacacacacaagaacccacactggagagaagccctttgcttgctcagtttgtggtcaaaaattttcttccaagggatacttaaaaacacacacaagaacccacacgggagagaagccctttgcctgcttggtttgtggtcaaaaatttgctttcaagggatacttaaaaatacacacaagaacccacactggagagaagccctttgcctgctccgtttgtggtaagaaatttcgtgaaaaggaaagtttaaaaatacacacaagaacccacactggagagaagccctttgcttgctcagtttgtggtcaaaaattttcttccaagggatacttaaaaacacacacaagaacccacacgggagagaagccctttgcctgcttggtttgtggtcaaaaattttcttccaagggatacttaaaaatccacacaagaacccacactggagagaagccttttgcttgctcagttt tttgtggtcgaattttctctcagaaggtatccttaaaaatccacacacgaacccacactggagagaagccttttgcttgctcagtttgtggtcaaaattttgctcagagggtacacttaaaaacacacacaagaacccacactggagagaagccctttgcttgcttggtttgtggtcaaaatttttcttccaagggatacttaaaaatccacacaagaacccacactggagagaagccttttgcttgctcagtttgtggtcaaagattcccaacaaagggcaacgctgagaggcacaagtgtgctggtgagaaaagcagttga